From one Bacteroides intestinalis DSM 17393 genomic stretch:
- a CDS encoding ATP-binding protein produces the protein MKYLNKIIFINSANIPYAEISVDGNVHFTGTQGVGKSTVLRALLFFYNADKHRLGIQQGQKSFDEFYFRQSNSYILYEVMRDNGAYTILVSRYQGRASWRFIDAPYQREWFITEDKQVLSDWVKIRERIDKNVGVSARIESGVMFKDIIFGNTHDHKYARYSLVQSSHYQNIPRSIQNVFLNTKLDADFVKNTIIQSMTDEDLPIDLQTYRRLVSNFEREYDEIDCWFRQTRDGNYPVRQQALNIAEQGRKIVALDQQLSDVWHMMNHAVAYSEQRIPLLEVEAEEVKTAIEKEHSRKKELTTDYDKEKDSLNQELGAKKSKLKEIAQARKDFDALGIEDKLSLSDRESAIKQEAINKQTLLDDLLKTHASIEEKYNIAKAKLENARQAFENVQKEAYYQKQAILQIERKRLEEDRSKNRNQIMEAFDNWRHESDERLQVLLAEQNRADSALKELRHWHPMADEIKQTDEQLQQLNLKEKENTAQQIAVKSQITQIIAEYEMKEAEIKHASQREQERLEADRTQIREQIAKINNLLTHLDGSFYKWLCENTEGWENTIGKVIDEERVLYAQGLEPQFCVASDNLFGIRLNLDNIASVHRTPDEYRLEKKNLEEQVKQINRQLMQSPITLEEEISKLGKKYATQLNPLRQNVTLLKVEEEQIPVKRQNLQNHRHKLEMEELEQIAQEKEIRERSFNEALLNVQSEKDVREKNEARNKKELKNLDSSFGKTSKALDEELRIFNESQNAEATVRYKEFAVQKKQLDEQQKAELAGKGVDMDLLEQYRKALKDLQTLLARIEEERSIVIRYRDAEQNLFAKEPEIRKTIKTIEQRLSMIRQRYEDKRTRIEKKCREMEERQHIVLKELAHRKEGLNFYHQMVENEHLVPDTYLSDDKTMETHLDCQQLLSQLRGTVNQKRESIDKLKDIVVSFNRNFKPQNTFRFNTMPVTDNDYLQIAVDLQEFMDNNKIDEFRRRTSEHYKDILGRISTEIGSLMKRRSDVDGVILDINRDFVEKNFAGVIKSIELRANESSDKLMQLLISIHDYTVENALSIGELNLFSSNNRDEVNLKVVDYLKSLSHQLQNEPNRSSVSLSDAFRLQFRVKENDNDTNWVERINNVGSDGTDILVKAMVNIMLINVFKKKAARKSGDFIVHCMMDEIGRLHPNNIKGILQFANLRNIYLINSSPTSYNPYDYRYTYLLSKYGVKTRVEKLLKRIK, from the coding sequence ATTATTTTTATTAATAGTGCTAATATCCCTTATGCTGAGATTTCCGTGGATGGCAATGTACATTTTACAGGAACACAAGGTGTGGGCAAAAGTACTGTGTTGAGGGCATTGCTGTTTTTCTATAATGCCGACAAACACCGTTTAGGTATTCAACAGGGACAGAAGTCGTTTGATGAATTCTATTTTCGCCAGTCAAATTCGTATATACTTTATGAGGTGATGCGTGATAATGGCGCATATACCATATTGGTCAGCAGATACCAAGGACGTGCTTCATGGCGATTTATAGATGCACCCTATCAACGTGAATGGTTCATTACCGAAGACAAGCAGGTGTTGAGTGATTGGGTGAAGATTCGTGAACGTATAGACAAGAATGTAGGGGTTTCTGCAAGAATAGAATCCGGTGTGATGTTCAAAGATATTATCTTCGGCAATACACATGACCATAAATACGCACGTTATTCTTTAGTTCAGAGTTCGCATTATCAGAATATCCCGCGAAGCATTCAAAACGTATTTCTGAATACCAAACTGGATGCAGACTTTGTAAAGAACACGATCATACAATCCATGACAGATGAAGATTTGCCCATTGATTTACAAACCTACAGACGACTTGTTTCAAACTTTGAACGAGAGTATGATGAAATTGATTGCTGGTTCCGTCAAACACGTGACGGCAATTATCCGGTGCGCCAACAGGCATTGAATATTGCCGAACAAGGTCGCAAAATTGTCGCGCTCGACCAACAATTGTCGGATGTATGGCATATGATGAATCATGCGGTAGCATATAGCGAGCAACGGATACCACTATTGGAAGTGGAAGCGGAAGAAGTTAAAACGGCCATAGAAAAGGAACATAGTCGTAAGAAAGAACTTACAACTGACTATGATAAAGAAAAAGACTCGCTCAATCAAGAACTTGGCGCCAAGAAAAGCAAACTGAAAGAAATAGCACAGGCAAGGAAGGATTTCGATGCTCTTGGCATTGAAGACAAACTCTCTCTTTCCGACCGGGAGTCTGCGATCAAGCAAGAAGCGATTAATAAACAAACTCTATTGGATGATTTATTGAAAACGCATGCTTCAATAGAGGAAAAGTACAACATTGCAAAGGCTAAACTGGAGAATGCGCGTCAAGCATTCGAAAATGTTCAAAAAGAGGCATATTATCAAAAACAAGCCATACTCCAGATAGAGCGTAAGAGACTAGAAGAAGACCGTTCCAAGAATAGAAATCAGATTATGGAAGCGTTCGACAATTGGCGACATGAGTCTGATGAGCGTTTACAAGTCTTGTTGGCCGAACAAAACAGGGCTGATAGTGCGTTGAAGGAACTCCGTCATTGGCATCCTATGGCCGATGAAATAAAGCAAACGGATGAACAACTTCAACAGCTGAATTTGAAAGAGAAAGAGAATACCGCACAACAGATAGCGGTAAAAAGCCAGATAACACAGATTATCGCCGAGTATGAGATGAAAGAGGCTGAAATAAAACATGCCTCACAACGTGAGCAGGAACGGCTTGAAGCCGACCGGACACAAATCAGGGAACAAATTGCAAAGATTAATAATTTGCTTACCCATTTAGACGGCTCTTTTTATAAATGGCTTTGCGAGAATACGGAAGGCTGGGAAAACACGATAGGCAAAGTGATTGACGAAGAACGGGTCCTATACGCACAAGGGCTTGAACCTCAGTTTTGTGTTGCATCTGACAACTTGTTCGGGATAAGGTTGAACCTAGACAATATAGCCTCCGTGCATCGTACGCCTGACGAGTATAGATTGGAGAAAAAGAACTTGGAAGAGCAAGTGAAGCAAATAAACCGCCAGCTCATGCAATCGCCTATTACCCTTGAGGAAGAGATATCGAAACTCGGAAAAAAATATGCGACACAACTCAATCCGCTTCGGCAGAATGTAACTTTGTTAAAGGTGGAAGAAGAACAAATACCTGTCAAACGACAAAATCTGCAAAACCATCGGCATAAGCTGGAGATGGAAGAACTGGAACAGATTGCTCAAGAAAAAGAGATCCGTGAACGTTCCTTCAACGAAGCTCTGCTAAACGTGCAATCGGAGAAGGATGTCCGTGAGAAAAATGAAGCAAGGAATAAAAAAGAACTTAAAAACCTTGACTCCTCATTCGGTAAAACCTCAAAAGCACTTGATGAGGAACTGCGCATTTTTAACGAATCACAAAATGCGGAAGCGACCGTGCGTTATAAGGAGTTTGCCGTACAGAAGAAGCAACTCGATGAACAACAGAAAGCAGAACTTGCAGGCAAAGGTGTTGATATGGATTTGCTTGAACAATATCGTAAAGCTTTGAAGGATTTGCAGACATTGTTGGCGAGGATTGAAGAGGAACGTTCTATTGTTATCAGGTATCGCGACGCTGAACAAAACCTTTTTGCCAAGGAGCCGGAAATCAGAAAAACGATTAAGACTATCGAGCAACGACTCTCTATGATACGCCAGCGTTATGAGGATAAACGAACACGCATCGAGAAAAAATGCAGAGAAATGGAAGAGCGTCAGCATATAGTCCTCAAGGAGCTGGCGCACAGAAAAGAGGGGTTGAACTTTTATCATCAAATGGTCGAGAACGAACATTTGGTACCCGACACTTATCTCTCTGATGACAAGACAATGGAGACACATTTGGATTGTCAGCAACTCCTGAGCCAACTTAGAGGTACTGTCAATCAAAAACGCGAGTCAATCGACAAACTTAAAGATATAGTGGTTAGTTTCAATCGCAACTTCAAGCCTCAAAATACTTTCCGTTTCAACACGATGCCTGTGACGGACAATGATTATCTGCAAATTGCCGTTGATTTGCAGGAGTTCATGGACAATAACAAAATCGATGAGTTCCGCCGACGTACCAGCGAGCATTATAAAGACATTTTGGGACGTATCTCAACCGAAATTGGTTCGCTGATGAAACGTAGATCGGATGTGGACGGAGTGATACTTGACATCAATCGTGATTTTGTAGAAAAGAACTTTGCTGGAGTCATCAAGAGCATTGAGCTAAGAGCGAATGAATCCTCAGACAAGCTCATGCAACTGCTTATATCCATTCATGATTATACCGTAGAAAATGCGCTCTCTATCGGTGAACTTAATCTTTTCTCAAGCAATAATCGGGATGAAGTGAACCTCAAGGTCGTGGATTATCTGAAGAGTTTATCTCATCAGTTGCAGAACGAACCGAATCGTTCATCTGTATCATTGAGTGACGCATTCCGCTTACAATTTCGAGTAAAGGAAAACGATAACGACACGAACTGGGTCGAGCGTATTAATAATGTAGGGTCAGATGGTACGGACATTCTTGTGAAGGCAATGGTCAATATCATGCTCATCAACGTCTTTAAGAAAAAGGCAGCCCGAAAGAGTGGTGATTTCATTGTACATTGCATGATGGATGAGATAGGACGCTTGCATCCTAACAATATCAAAGGTATTCTCCAATTTGCCAATTTACGCAATATCTATCTCATCAATAGTTCCCCCACATCCTATAATCCTTACGACTATCGTTATACCTATCTTCTGAGTAAGTATGGAGTGAAGACGAGAGTGGA